A part of Triticum dicoccoides isolate Atlit2015 ecotype Zavitan unplaced genomic scaffold, WEW_v2.0 scaffold2419, whole genome shotgun sequence genomic DNA contains:
- the LOC119345479 gene encoding glutamate receptor 2.8-like, which translates to MEVQNVILLLLLTINLAITQNTSREEAQELRVGVILDLGSIVGKMARTSVSLAMEDFYAVHRNYSTKLVLHIRDSMSDDVQAASQAIDLLENYNVEVIIGPQKSLQAIFISKLGNKSHAPVISFTATSPSLSSKTLPYFVQATINDSAQVNCIASIIKTYGWREVVPIYEDTDYGRGIIPYLVDVLQEVDARVPYQSVIPLSATSEQITLELYKLMTMQTTVFVVHMSFTLASLFFIKAREVGMMNKGYAWIMTDGVTNLIDSLNPSILESLNGAIGVEFYVPKTKELDDFAMRWNMRFQIDNPTDPPLKLNIFRLWGYDTIWAVAHAAAKVGLANATFQKPGESIEIPRGFKIPVSGKKLQVGVWTSGYPEFVKVEKDHITGATKAIGFSVDVFEEAVKRLPYAVPYEYVLFSTKDDGSAEDYNDFVYQVYLEV; encoded by the exons ATGGAGGTGCAAAATGTCATCCTGCTCCTCTTGCTGACAATCAACCTTGCTATCACCCAAAACACTTCTAGAGAAGAAGCACAGGAACTCCGTGTTGGGGTTATCCTTGACTTGGGGTCCATTGTTGGCAAAATGGCACGGACCAGCGTTTCACTGGCTATGGAGGACTTCTATGCTGTTCATCGGAACTATAGCACCAAGCTTGTCCTCCACATCAGAGATTCCATGAGTGATGATGTCCAAGCTGCATCTCAAG CTATTGACCTGCTAGAGAATTACAATGTAGAAGTCATCATTGGTCCTCAGAAATCTTTGCAAGCTATATTTATCTCAAAACTTGGAAATAAAAGTCATGCCCCAGTCATATCCTTCACGGCAACAAGCCCATCTCTATCATCTAAAACTCTTCCATATTTTGTGCAAGCAACAATAAATGACTCGGCACAGGTAAATTGCATTGCCTCCATAATTAAAACCTATGGGTGGAGAGAGGTGGTACCTATCTATGAAGACACTGACTATGGTAGAGGTATCATACCATACCTTGTTGATGTGCTACAAGAAGTTGATGCCCGTGTTCCCTACCAAAGTGTGATCCCTTTGTCAGCAACTAGTGAACAAATTACTCTAGAACTCTATAAGCTGATGACAATGCAAACGACAGTCTTTGTTGTACATATGTCATTTACCTTGGCCTCCCTCTTCTTCATAAAGGCAAGAGAAGTAGGGATGATGAACAAAGGATATGCATGGATCATGACAGATGGAGTAACCAATCTAATAGATTCACTGAATCCTTCTATCCTAGAATCGTTGAATGGTGCCATAGGTGTTGAGTTTTATGTTCCCAAAACCAAGGAACTTGATGACTTCGCCATGAGATGGAATATGAGGTTCCAGATTGACAACCCAACTGATCCACCATTGAAATTAAACATCTTTAGACTATGGGGCTATGATACAATCTGGGCAGTAGCACATGCCGCAGCAAAAGTTGGACTTGCAAATGCCACATTTCAGAAACCAG GAGAGTCCATAGAAATACCCCGAGGTTTTAAGATTCCTGTAAGCGGGAAGAAACTTCAAGTTGGTGTGTGGACAAGTGGATATCCGGAATTTGTGAAGGTCGAAAAGGATCATATCACAGGTGCAACTAAAGCAATCGGTTTTTCAGTGGATGTATTTGAAGAGGCAGTTAAGAGACTTCCTTATGCAGTCCCTTATGAATATGTCCTATTTAGTACCAAGGATGATGGAAGTGCCGAAGATTACAATGATTTTGTCTACCAAGTTTATCTTGAGGTATGA